aaataaactaaaaatattaaaagaaattgatgCATAAGCTTCGCGCAAACTtaagtccacacccagaatctttAGAATATTTGGACCTAAAACACTCAGGcaacagatgaaataaaaattagggAGCAGCTTTAATGCGGCATTTAACATGGTCATTGTTACCGTGAACCCCTTCTCCATTAAGCTCAGCAGGGCGTGCGTTCACTGCAGTGGATGATCATGTCCCATTAAGGTCGTCACATGGAGAGCAGCGAGGCAGAAAGACGGCAACAACCTCTTTTAAAGACCTGACGGACTGGGGCGCTTGGCAATTGTAGGCAGCCCCAGCGTGGATCCCAAAGGTCAAGTCAACTTTCATATAAACCTTTTCAAGGTTCtggcagtgttttgttttgttttactacaGTGTAAATTCCCGGAAAACTTGGGCTGATTTCAGATGCTGTCCCTGTCTAGTAGGTCTTTAATTGCTGCTTGCTTACACTTGGaattaaatcttatttcttttgtaattcttTATTTGGAACTCAGAAAAATGGATATCACACAGTTGATACTGAATAACTACTCACCGATTTGCAttggaaaaaacagaattttcattagtagaattatttcttcatctttctataaaagaaaaaaatgatgcatAGCTAATAATGATGGGTAAATCAGTTTATAAAGAGAAACCCTCTTTCTCAATGAAGTAATGTTTTGCtctgtcatttcatttctctatttaggggaggaaaattaaaattaaaaaagaatcctCACATTTTCAGGGGTAAGTTGAACAGATCTGAAGCCAGAGAGGAATTTCACTCCATCCACTGCCCTGGGCGATGTCATCTCAACACGACagactttttttcaaatttttcatctCAGCCATCCCTCCAGGAGAGGAAAGCCCAGTGTTTTATGTGGCAGAGGCAGTACCTACTGGGGTGAATTATCTTTTCAGGGGAGCTTGTCTATCCCGACAAGCTCAGGGATCACCACTGAGGGTTGTGAAGTGAATGCTTTGTCTTGGTCATTAAGCTGGAAGGCTGGGCAAGCTCAGTAATTAAAAAGCTCAGTTCACTTGAGTGGAGAGGGCTGCTGCAGCCAGTGGCGTTGGCCAGACTGCTCTGAGCGGGCGGGACGTTTCCAGCTGCGAGAGGTTTTAAAGTTTAACTTGAAAACATGCTTGGAGCCTCTGATCCCATCAGGTGGCTACTTGTCAAATATGTTCTTCCACCATTAGCTGATCTAGGGGATAATTTGTCTGCCCTTCAAAAGAAATTAAGTGACAATGTAGGCTTTCCCAGGCAAGAAATAGCAGCCTGCAGGACTGTTGGAAAATGTAGCTGGCTAgaccatgaaaagaaaattaaccacTGTCATCGGAATTGCACTTCTTTTTACTCTATTCAAGAAaagacctggggctggccctgtggccaagtggttaagttcacgcgtgctgcttcagcagcccaggattcgtgcatttggatcctgggtagacctacacactgctcatcaggctatgctgtggaggcatcccacacagaaaaactagaatgacctacacccgggatatacaactatgtcctggggctttggggaggaaaaaaagaaaaaagaaaagaccttcTTTACAATTTCATCAAAATCAATAGTTTTACTTCTAAACTGTAGAGTGGATGTTGAATCTTCCTGATGTGGCAAGATGATTCCAGGTTCTTAACATGCTCTTAAAAATGGTGTAGTCCAAAAGAAAAGGACTATTAATTTGTTTGCAAAAAGTCTTTTCCTTGTGCTTCATCAAAGAATTTACCTAATAACTACTGCAAAATTATTCTTgagcataaaatattttgaaagagcaATCAATTTACAATAATACCTAAACAGAATTAAAACAGGTAAATAGGGCCTAGGCCTGTGGATAATTAGGACGTATTTATTGAGTCCTGTGTTGAAAAAGGTGGGGAAACTCAGACGTATAAAGTTATCCTCAAAAGATGCTTACAAACAAgctgagagaaaaagatgaagacaTGAACGCAATATTAAGAACACAGTAAGTTACAGGATACTGAAATGATTCGTTCATAACTCTTAGACTTTACAGACCAGTCTGGCCCTGGGGAGTTGAAGGATTCTCACAGAGGACATGAGACTCTTTCCGTTGGTCAGTTTTCTGAACCATGGAAGCTGACCAAATGTTTTCTCCAGGCAGGCAACTCTGTTTAGTTGCCCAGAGTCCTGGCGTTTTGAATCTGACTGTGCAAATCAGGTGGAACTCCATCAGTGGCAACAGCCAATATTTCCAAATGGCAAATGGCGGGGGGGATTAGGAAAGCAAAGTTGCCAAATGGAGGAGTAACAGTCTGCCCCCATTCATCTCTCTAAACAGACGACTCTTAGAAATCCCCCCACTTTTGTTCTGCAATCTTCTAAACCCTTTCTATCAGGTTTTGAAAAAAGACATTTATCTATACCATCGTTTGTAGAGTATCAAAACTGTAAGCATACCAACAAAGTGAAATCACAGGAAGGACCAGCATAAGAAAATGATCACTACCTTCAGGGCACATCTAAGAGTTTCTCTAGAGGATTCAGCGTGGCTCTGTCTTAATCACTTAATTAAGGAAATGGCATTTCACAGCAACGTCTACAGGCAGAACAGGGAGCAGTTTTCAATCCAGGAGAGTCTCtcaaagaataataaatgtgaaagattGTTTCCCTAACATATGCAAATTCCCTCTTCCCTCACTATGTTTTGTTTACCTAGTGCAATTATTAGAGACGATGGGAAGCCATCATTCACCCCTTCAGCGAGCATCCACTAAGCCCCATAAGAAATATGTCTATGTCATCATTGGATGTGCAATCATGGGCcatgttctttgttctcagttAACACAGGCACCCCATGCAAGGTCCTCCTCACAAACGCCACTGTTTAGAAGGTGGATGCTGTACAGAATGTGTTGCAGTGGTGAGGCATGAGggagctgaaagagaaaaagtgagttacctaatttaaaaattcccACTGCGATTTGCATTCGTGTGTATCTGCTATATAACAAACCACCACAAAATCTCAGTGGTATACAAAAAtaagcattcatttttttcagatgtctTTGGATTGGGTAATTTTGGTTGGGTTCAATTGGGTGGCTCAGTTGAGTAGAAGTGGTGGTTTGCTGGGACAACGCAGGTCCACACGTCTCTCATCCTCTTTCTAGCACTATGGGCTAACCTGGGCATATTCTTCTCCTGGTTGTGGCAGACACGCCAATGGAAACACATGAGGCCAAGGTTTGGGATTGGCTGGTTGGAGTTTTTCCTCATTCTACTGATCAAATAGAGTTATGTGGCCAGGGAGTCAAGTGATGCAGAGGTATACTCTACCCCTTTCGTGAGAGGCAGTAGAAAGTCACATAGAAAAGCAGGTGGATTTAGGGAAGGTAAGAAACAGGGGTCAATATTGTACTGGGGCATATTGTCTTTGTGACAAACTTCCTGAATCCAAGACTTGAAGTAAACACCAAATCACACTTACCTCTTCAGCATATTTAcaactgttttcctttctttctttcttccttctccccctcctacccctcctcctcctcctcctccttcttttttgctgaggaagattcaccctgagccaacatctgctgccaatcttcctttttgtatgtgaactgtcaccacagtatggccactgacagacaagtggtgtaaatcgatgcctgggaaccaaacctgggccgctgaagcagaatgcaccaaacataaccagtaggccaccaggTCTGGCCCTACAACAGTTTTTTAACCAGTGGTGAAGCTATATCACCGATGATGAAACACTAACAACAGAGCATCTACCAGTATTAGAACAATGCAGGAAAGCTCCCCTGAGAAACATCTGTGTGAAGAATGACCAGGATCAGCAAGTCCATACTGTTCAATGAACTCATATGGCTCATGCAATGAACTCATATGGCTAATGATAAGAATCCCATGGAAAATTCATATGTGAAGAATCTCTTAAAAACTGATGCTGTGTGTCATTAGCTCTCAGCTCATGCATCACAAAATTAAAGGCATTTCAATCAGCTGTAGAATTAGACGTAAGTTTGACTGTTAGGATACACACATCACCTGTCCACACAGGGTGGAGGACACGCAGTGTAGGTTTTGCAGGTACATGTGGTCAAAGGGTGAGCATCCTTTTTCTCTGCGACCCTCACATGCTAAtgtgcctacaagagactcatctTCGAATGGAAAGAATTGAAAACTGTGGATCCCTTCTGCCATAATTATATTCCAAACAAGATGTCATGTTCTTTTCGGTTCTAGTTTGAGCTGTACTGGCTTTCCACCCAAACTGATATGTGCCAGGGGTGTTCTTAAAAGTCCAGGACAACTTTAACTCACTATTTATTTGCATCATTAGCATAAATACTCTTTCTAGGGTGCAAGgatttctttgaaattataaataGTGTTTTGTTGGATTGTCAGACAAAGAAAATGCCCATATGGCAGGAAATGGTTGACTTAAAAATGATCCATATCAAAGAGGGGGCTATTTAAAATTCCATCTCCTTTCCTAAGCTAGTTGACCCCCTTTGCAGATTCATACTTGGACAGGTGTGTGTAGGAAAAGGTCCTGACCTATGATCCAAAGGTCCACACCTATGATCCGGAGCAGGTACTGACCAGGTCAGTTTAACTGGGGACCTAGCACCGTCATTTCACTCTGCCAAAAATGAGGTGTGGCCATGTCTTACCCCTTGTGTTGTCTGAGACGTTATTTCTGTTTCACGTTCCTTAGAAAAGACGTGGGGGGCTCTTGAAATGTCCCGCGCTGTCCATATGTCTACCTAAAAACTGCTGGCAACTTCCCCAAGACAGCCCAACACGGCCTGTTCCAGGATATTAGGGCGGTTTTCCAAAGCTGAAAACGAACAGCCTTTGCTTCCTGAAACCGATGGCTCCATGGAGGAAACTTCCAACCCCAAAACAAAGACAACTGTCCCCAAATCTTCTGCtccttttattaaattaaaaatgtataaagggAGGGAAGCCAAGAGAGTCTGAAACAGCAGAATAtgcctttaaaattctgaatagATGACCATAAAATGTgtcaacagaaaggaaaaaacatgctAATTCCAAGTTCATTAATAACTAGCAACAAaaggtcttaattttttttttttttttttttttaaagattttattttttcctttttctccccaaagcccccaggtacatagttgtgtattcttcgttgtgggttcctctagctgtggcatgcgggatgctgcctcagcgtggtctgacgagcagtgccatgtccgcgcccaggatgcgaaccgaggaaacactgggccgcctgcagcggagcgcgcgaacttaaccactcggccacggggccagccccaaaaggtCTTAATTTTTGCctatattttataatctttcttGAAAAGGTGAATACTAATAAACTCCTTGATTTCTTGAGACtacattattacattattactttaaaaaacaatttcaattATTACTAagattattactttaaaaaaataatttcaatggcTTGATGATGTTTCTCACCGAAGTGACAGAAGGAATgatgaaagtggaaaagaaaaaggaaattaacagaGAGAATCAGAACTGAGGAACATCCTTTTTCTCATTAGTGTTGTACAAATGGGATTGACAATCCTGACACAGATATCTTCTGTTAGttacaagaaataaagaaaatgtaatcagtGTATTTGTGGAACAGCAAAGATGGTATTAAGCTGCTTAAGTCATTAAACTGCTACTCTAgctttaaaatttgaaagaaaaatcttagaaTGGCATACCTATTTGCAGAAGCTCCAAGTTCAGAACTTGGCGTTCACCATGAACCACTGTATCTGAACACCTATAAGTTTAGTTCCTTATAATGCAGATTTATGCGAACTCTGAGTTTAAGCaaaaatataaggagaaaaatggaaccAACAACGGAGGTGGTCACCTTTGACGAGCCCAGTTTCTGCAGTTCTGAAAAGTGTGGAAAGGAAATAAGACTAATTTCTACTTGAACGTGTAGCCAGTGGTAGGTTATATGTAGGGTTTTGTCAATGCAAATCAGAAAATCACATGATCTGAAAACGAATTTGGGGCCAACTCAGATCATTCAGATAAGACTAGTGATCTTCATGTTTCTGTTGGTCTCAGCACACAGGTGACCTGAGGCCAACTTGTTCCACACTTAGAGTTGACCTGGATGCATCCAAAGGGGAAACGGGCATGTTTCCTCTCTCAAGGGGCGTGGCACATATGTAATTTTCTCATGCAGATCCTCTGCTGTTTTTCAGTCTCTCGTTGACCTAGTGAAGCAGGGAACAGTTCTGTGGAAACTTGAAAGCAGCCCTGGGTTATAGACACGCTCACTCACTCCACAAACGCATATCAGGCTCCAAACATCGGCCAGGCATGGTGTTGAGATAACGGGCAGCAGTGAAAAGGACAATGTTTCTACTCTCTTAAGATTTGTTGACTGGCTCATGGAATGCACAAATAGCTGGTGTGTTGATATTGAAAGATGCCTAAAGGAAGGCAACAATCACAGATAGTCTAACAGGAAAGCACAGGGACACTGAACACTCTCGGAGCAGAAAAGGCTCTCAGAGGAGCTGAAAATCTATTGTCACCAAGGAgaatcagggtgatgctggcacagggagtggagagggagagagagaaatagcgAGATGTGTATGGAACCCTATTCTGGTTTTCTGTTCTTGGTGAGTTGATGGAGTCTGTACACTGGGGGAATGGGGAGCAATTCTGATTTTTTGTCAAATGGCTGCAAATGGCAATAGTTACCATTGTGCATGCAGAAAAGCCTGAGCTAGCCCTACAAGACTGTCTTAGATTAGACTCTTTTGATCAAAGGTATAGCCTTTTCTAAACAGTTTAATGGCCTATCATCTCAATCTCTTTGGATCAAGATAAGACATTTAATAACGTTTACCCATTTTTTAACCTTTAAGAGTGTTGCTGGGGATCCAATGTTTGTTctggtattaaaattttattttgcaattaaaaactTCTACCACTTacccttctttcttttaaaaagataatggtTAGGATATAAATACTCGGTCCAAAATGATTGGCGTTATGATCCCTTAAAACctaatagtttataaaatatatgaatttttgtattgaaataataacaaagacACAAGTCAGTGTCTTCTTAGATTATCCACTTATGCTCTTTATACTTGGCAGCAAAagtattctgtatttttctattttttcttccattttacagtGTAAAAGTGATCTGATATAACTTTATATTCTCTAATTTGGACAAGATCAATGTAGAtgtagaaattttatttgaaaattgtcTGCATTTTCCTCAAAGTATGTTATTCTTCTCTGTCTCAAGGGCTGTTTTTTTATAGCTTTtcactgtgttctttttcttctgtaatcaGCAATGTCATTCCATATCTGGCACAAGATAACTGAATGTTGACAGAAGTTTTAAGCAGAGTTCTATTAAAATATAGAACtttgatggggccagcctggtggtgcagcggttaagtgcgcacgttccgcttctcagcggcccggggttcgcaagttcggatcccgggtgtggacatggcaccgcttggcatgccatgctgtggcaggcatcccacatataaagtagaggaagttgggcacggatgttagctcagggccagtcttcctcggcaaaaaagaggaggattggcagtagttagctcagggctaatcttcctcgaaatatatatatatatatatatatatatatatagaactttccctaataaaataattagtaatCTCTTCTcagctataatttttaaaaataccctcTCTGATTCTGGCACATTTCAAAATCAATTGGGAGATGGAAGGAGAGTTAAAACATGTAAGGTAATCAGGTGCGCGAGGCTGTGCACAGGACCAGACTCCAGCCCTTACCGTCCTCGAGTCTCGGCCACCCTCGCTCTGCCGCCTGCCGCCTGCACTCTGTCCCCCACCTCTTCAGCCAGTCATGCTGGAGCACCTGAGCTCGCTGCCCACGCAGATGGATTACAAGGGCCAGAAACTAGCTGAACAGATGTTTCAaggaattattcttttttctgcaaTAGTTGGATTTATCTATGGGTACGTGGCTGAACAGTTCGGGTGGACTGTCTATATAGTTATGGCCGGATTTGCTTTTTCGTGTTTGCTGACACTTCCTCCATGGCCCATTTATCGCTGGCACCCCCTCAAGTGGTTACCTGTTCAAGACTCAGGCACAGAAGACAAGAAACcaggggaaagaaaaattaagaggcaTGCTAGAAATAATTGATTGGGCTTTCATGATTCGGCTTTACTATTGCACCTGCTTTTGTTTCGTATGAGATGAGCTAAATTTCACACCCAAAACATGGGCTAAAACCCATCTATGCTCTTACAGCACAGCTGTGTTAAGATTTTGTTCTCTTTATATTTCACTTCTAACTCAGTTGGGTTTCgatttataaatgttttagatCTTCTCTTCATAATCTTCCTctgaaatggagaacagaaaacACAAGTATGCAAAGTTTCTTTCAGGTCTACaacaataatgaataaatgatagtACAATCTAACTATCAAAGTTTTATAATTCATTATTAGTAGTTAAGCTGTTTTAACGTTTTCAATTAAAACTCACAGTgcaagtcttaaaaaaaaaaaaaaatgtaaggtaATCACACCACAACTCCATCCTTAAATTCTCAATCTTTTCTCCTCAAAggatatttctgattttttaatttcagtagaCTCTTGAATAGATTTGTTCTGAATGCTCACCTCAACTCAGTGTAGGTCAGTGTTACCCATAACACAATTCCTCCTATAACAGATATTGCCTAAAAACATCCTCAATTTTCGCACCACTCATTCAGAGCCTTTTATCACAGTGCAACTCTCTGGATTGTGgtataaaagcaaagcaaagttcCTGTGTGTTCCAGTAAACACTTAGTTTTAATGTGGTGAATTGTAAAATCTATTAACCTTTCTACTTAATAGTTATTAATATCAGTATGCATCATTAGTTGCAGCAAAAAGAAGCTTTATtgagccagctctggtggcccaCCAGTCAAAGTTCTGTGCattccccttcggtggcccagctTAGGTTCCCGTGTGTAGAACCAGAGCACTCAGcagtcagcggccatgctgtggcagcggcttacacagaagaaccagaagaacttagaactatacacaactatgtactggggctttggaggggaataaagaagaaaagagtaggaagattgacaacagatgttagtttagagGAATCTTTCTCTGACCAAAAAAACTCACTTTAATATTGATCACAATTGGGCAGCACACCTCTGAGGTGCTGTGACATCCTGATCATGAAACCCTGACCCAGAACAAATGATGTCTCTGACAGACAGGGTGTGCATTTTGGATAAGTTTCACTTGATGGCAAGGGTAAGCTGTTACAGAAGCAGTGGCTGGATCCACTGGGTTGGAAGACACTTCTCATGGCTCTCGTGTTCCTCCCCACTTCAATCCGTCTGAGCAAAGGATTGTTAGACCAGCAAACACGCCCTATAAGTTAGAGATCATGAATCCCTCTGGGAGGTTTGAGGTACGTCTCCTTTGGTGGGGACACCCCAGGATGATAAACCAAGAGATCCTGCCCCTCTCTCTTTGAGAAGTTGGCTTCCTTTCTGGGATAACGAAGTTTTTCTCATCAGAGGGGAGGCCATTTAGAGGCGATAGCagtccaaaagaaaataaaaaaacaaaacccagactcCTAATTTAGGGGTCCCTTCCACACAGTGCCGTCCTCTTCTCCTACCATATCATCCCACGGGACGTGGGACGTGAGGAACCGATGCAGTGATTACTCTGGCCGCTGCTTTGTGCTGGGAGCAACACACAGTGTCATTCTCTGACCCTGGGGTCATCTGTCAGCATACGTCTAGGAAATTGTGGCTGGCAAACTTGTTAGCTTGCAGGCAGAGTAAAATTTCAGATCCTTTACAGTTTCAGACTTAACACATTTGCgcacaaataaaacacaaatgttCTAGAGCAAAATATAAAAGACATAGAGTACCCAGATCCAAAATAGTGAAGAAACGACTTACAGATTCACTCCTATTTCTACGACTCCAAACTTCATACGCATGATGCCTGGGACCAGAGAAATTTAAACATTATTCAAAGTCTCTGTACAGTTTCTATGCTAATTATATTTACGGCATTGCCTCCTGAGCAACTCgtcaaaagagagaagaaattagaaaaaagcgTCAGGTGGCTTGGAGTCGGGATTTTCAAGGTCAAGATTTGGAAATAGCAAATACATCAAAGGAGGCAATTCAGGTACCAGTGATGTCTAAATTAGGATGTCAAGACAGATTTAAGATCAGAGGTCAGAAGCCTGAAGTGGCATAAGAAGGATACTTAAGCTGACACATGATACAGCTTCAAAGGAAATAATGACAAGGAGGAACGGCGAGAGTTTAAATACTACTTGTAGCTGGTAGAGAGCCCTGCTTTCTCCCTGCTCTGGATCCTCAGAGGCTCCTTCAGACAACAATAAAGTTGAAACTATCCTTCACATGAGTCTGAACCTG
The DNA window shown above is from Equus przewalskii isolate Varuska chromosome 30, EquPr2, whole genome shotgun sequence and carries:
- the LOC139080534 gene encoding signal peptidase complex subunit 1, encoding MLEHLSSLPTQMDYKGQKLAEQMFQGIILFSAIVGFIYGYVAEQFGWTVYIVMAGFAFSCLLTLPPWPIYRWHPLKWLPVQDSGTEDKKPGERKIKRHARNN